In Mixophyes fleayi isolate aMixFle1 chromosome 11, aMixFle1.hap1, whole genome shotgun sequence, one DNA window encodes the following:
- the CROCC gene encoding rootletin isoform X1 — protein MSAVEETQDFAEQKLEAVIEELSIWVLGSAEEKSLTLRGDPTDPLPARLPARIREIVTRNLSPPPGPGLPADMSSLLSLQEENRILQQELSRVEDLLAQSRAERDELAIKYNAISERLEQTLRLETGERERDSLETRSLAQQNVELRRRLEEEQAAYKRKLQAYQEGQQRQAQLVQKLQAKVLQYKKRCGEVEQHLLERSTELEHERLSSRLELTDSRLRQEEETSNELENALIRLEEEQQRSASLTQVNAMLREQLDQANSANQALSEDLRKLTADWTKARDELEQRESEWRREEESFNTYFSNEHSRLLSLWRQVVGFWRHFSEMKTMTERDLSLMKKELSQSCRSLHASCLSVSGSQRQAENSGVVVLERQALQLVQMDEQLKDKVREMIQLQAAYDADKAELCARAAELNRTIERLQNENKEKDHQTRQLQNQEKNLIEEQVALVGEELEVLKSEKEVLQDTLRELTQAVLSDADSGVQMSTSERTLELIESEGLSLRGLSSSLRTSSPIRRSSPHRSSSPRRSLSPAFRDSALSAVHSALQRRQLQVQELRGRLEAGQETVGTLRKQLSDSENDRRILEQKIAQLQQDLDTSTMAKDDAEHSISRVRSNLEHLNSERAALERSVQNLQEQLETQRQEAEKLQLANSDLQRQREILQEEKEDAHQDRDRTQREVERGHRAQEQLEGKLSTLRKELVVVKESLHQSNLEKEVLEAEKTDISQALSKAETIRAELELAQNRQRTEEASLRDTLSKMSALNESLAQDKTDLHRLIAQLEEERSSLQGQKHEVEQEKTSIRDELVRLEQEKLDLDTERFGLDNSLQAMEQSREKLLQDLQALRKEKAHLQEQLGQMTRQRNALSEDLVQSRKEVEQQSESLLRASREKEALMKDKGSLVVQLTASERENRAQSEEIAALRSEKEALETTLFDVQQQLTHTTSRKEQLEADNQTLRLAKEALQAEISAVRRQMEAELAKLERDKEALNHQLIHTEKEAQITLKSEQKAHEEDMDRLLREKDALRLDLESEKEELVHQLTQEREELLARYEMEREEMSEEITSLQQERDDNLLQAASERQQALSLKESEKASLNEKLSNMQHTLAGQSLEMDRQKRENQTRQEQDRSTIISLNSEMKSLRVQFEESLVSHERELKSLHEQIRDLGKQRETALREVEELKTQLCAVEDARDAVRRELIEAHRRVRESHEAAEGHKKEILDLRRSLGDESKAKEAFQKSNEELRGAVRRAESERISLKRSNEEKEQRLSVMEEARAVTEKEAADLRSNLREVEKSRLESRRELQDLRRQLKVLDDEGTKRSRDMAEVQTRLSMCEQREEETRRDSFSLKQKLMETESGREAARKELGGLQRKLSELESDFSLREKELQGNLEEARGNEKKLVDNSRNLELKLLASQEEAAQLGLRLSASEGRVHGLEAELARLEGLKREMEFKLSSLHSALRRTLGIGRAGRTPSPAIRGRSSSPKRNFSPLKGFDNTYTTTTNGRGSPIPRTGSPDRSKTPERAASPARGEQMSADIDPEVIRAALRDFLQELRDTQRERDDLSTQLGTASRQLVEVEAERDGAATRVQQLQKVLSEVEEGKRSVDGKLSNAQTSLILQEETLRRYERERKMAIEKAASLERSLQAAENEHRAAQDKVNKMKANEAKLDGDKRRLKEVLDAAENRNTKLELSRRGLEGELQRVNLVLADRETEMQEMHQRIEGLQRQLSDSEGKVSALQICVDRLNATLGKVQESENALKEKVQSLSGALSESSSSSTASHEKMGQLQKMLTSCEHERRILQERLEAARLAVAEGKKQSTSLIEQIQELREEVADGELRRMELEGQIRQLQELLRQRQESEGVSLRNLQKLQEERELLQERLTGLQRAVVQLEAEKREMERSSLRLEKDKNALKKTLDKVEREKLKTAEDTLRLSAEKGRLDRSLTTVEQELAEAQRQVQLLEVQLYRVRRKITFSLAQIADMEQTHSQSLMETAARHRQELQMEIERLRGSQTQAERTLDARERAHRQRIKGLEEQISTLKEQLQQELHRGPPHYTQASLLSGK, from the exons CTTGAACAGACCCTGCGTCTGGAGACCGGTGAGCGAGAGAGAGATTCCCTGGAGACACGGAGCCTGGCGCAGCAGAATGTGGAGCTCAGGCGTCGGCTGGAAGAAGAGCAGGCTGCCTACAAGCGCAAGCTGCAGGCCTACCAGGAGGGACAGCAGCGCCAAGCCCAGCTGGTGCAGAAACTACAAGCTAAG GTTCTGCAGTATAAGAAGAGGTGCGGGGAGGTAGAGCAGCACCTTCTGGAACGCTCCACGGAACTGGAACACGAGCGACTGAGT AGCCGTCTGGAGCTGACAGATTCGCGGCTGCGGCAGGAGGAGGAGACCAGCAATGAGCTGGAGAACGCGCTGATCCGgctggaggaggagcagcagag AAGTGCCAGTCTCACCCAGGTTAATGCCATGCTGAGGGAGCAGCTGGACCAGGCCAATTCCGCCAATCAGGCCCTGAGCGAGGATCTACGCAAACTAACAGCTGATTGGACCAAAGCTCGGGATGAGCTGGAGCAGAGAGAGAGTGAGTGGCGGCGagaggaggag TCCTTCAACACTTACTTCAGCAACGAGCACAGCCGGCTGCTATCCCTCTGGAGGCAGGTAGTGGGATTCTGGAGACATTTCAGTGAGATGAAGACCATGACGGAGAG GGACCTCTCGCTGATGAAGAAGGAGCTGTCCCAGTCGTGCCGTTCGCTCCATGCCTCCTGCCTGAGTGTCAGCGGCTCCCAGCGGCAGGCAGAGAACAGCGGGGTGGTTGTACTGGAGAGACAGGCGCTGCAGCTGGTCCAGATGGATGAGCAGCTCAAGGATAAAGTGCGAGAAATGATCCAGCTACAGGCAGCGTATGATGCTGATAAAGCGGAACTCTGTGCCAG GGCAGCAGAATTGAACAGGACTATTGAGCGCCTGCAGAATGAGAACAAGGAAAAGGACCATCAGACCCGGCAGCTGCAGAACCAG GAGAAGAATCTGATAGAAGAACAGGTGGCTTTGGTGGGAGAGGAGTTGGAAGTTCTGAAGTCGGAGAAAGAGGTTCTGCAGGACACCCTACGAGAGCTCACGCAG GCCGTACTGAGCGACGCCGACAGTGGTGTACAGATGTCCACCAGCGAGCGGACATTAGAGCTTATAGAGAGTGAGGGGCTCAGCTTACGGGGTCTGTCCAGCAGCCTCCGCACGTCCTCTCCTATCCGCCGCTCCTCTCCGCACCGCAGCAGCTCTCCGAGACGTAGCCTATCCCCAGCCTTCCGAGACTCCGCTCTGTCTGCCGTGCATTCGGCCCTACAGAGGAGACAGCTACAAGTGCAG GAACTGCGCGGTCGGCTGGAGGCTGGGCAGGAAACGGTGGGCACACTGCGCAAGCAGCTCTCCGACAGCGAAAACGATCGCAGGATCCTGGAGCAGAAGATTGCACAGCTACAGCAAGACCTGGACACTTCCACCATGGCCAAAGACGACGCGGAACACAGTATCTCCAGAGTCCGCAGCAACCTCGAGCACCTCAACAG TGAGCGGGCTGCGCTGGAGCGGAGCGTACAGAATCTACAGGAGCAGCTGGAGACGCAGCGGCAGGAGGCGGAGAAACTACAACTAGCGAACAGCGACCTGCAGCGTCAGAGAGAGATCCtacaggaggagaaggaggatgcGCACCAAGACCGTGACAGGACCCAGCGAGAggtggagagagg CCACAGGGCCCAGGAGCAGCTGGAGGGGAAGCTCTCCACACTCAGGAAGGAGCTGGTCGTGGTGAAGGAGTCTCTCCACCAATCTAATTTGGAGAAGGAGGTGTTAGAGGCGGAGAAGACGGACATTTCTCAGGCCCTGTCTAAG GCGGAAACAATTCGGGCAGAGCTGGAGCTGGCGCAGAATAGACAGAGGACGGAAGAGGCTTCTCTGCGAGACACTTTATCCAAGATGAGTGCGCTGAATGAGAGTCTGGCCCAGGACAAGACTGATCTCCATAGACTCATCGCTCAG CTGGAGGAGGAAAGGTCGTCCTTGCAGGGACAGAAGCATGAGGTGGAGCAGGAGAAGACCTCAATCAGGGATGAGCTAGTTCGCCTGGAACAGGAAAAACTAGACCTGGACACGGAACGCTTTGGGTTGGATAACTCCCTGCAGGCCATGGAGCAGAGCCGTGAGAAGCTGCTGCAGGATCTACAAGCTCTGCGCAAGGAGAAAGCACATTTACAGGAACAGCTGGGACAG ATGACGCGACAGAGGAATGCCCTGAGCGAAGACCTCGTGCAGAGTCGCAAGGAGGTAGAGCAGCAGAGTGAGAGTCTACTCCGAGCCTCCAGAGAGAAGGAGGCACTGATGAAAGATAAGGGCAGCTTGGTGGTACAGCTCACTGCCTCCGAGAGAGAGAACCGGGCGCAGTCAGAAGAAATAGCTGCACTCAG GTCAGAGAAAGAGGCGCTGGAGACAACTCTGTTTGATGTTCAGCAACAGCTCACCCACACTACATCCCGCAAGGAGCAACTGGAGGCCGACAACCAGACTCTGCGGCTGGCAAAGGAGGCCCTGCAAG CGGAGATCAGCGCTGTGCGCCGACAGATGGAGGCCGAGCTCGCTAAACTAGAGCGGGACAAGGAGGCTCTGAACCATCAGCTGATCCACACAGAGAAGGAGGCCCAGATCACCCTGAAGAGTGAGCAGAAAGCGCACGAGGAGGACATGGATCGCCTGCTCAGAGAGAAG GATGCTCTGCGACTGGATCTGGAGTCGGAGAAAGAAGAGCTGGTCCATCAGCTGACGCAGGAGCGCGAGGAGCTGCTGGCGCGGTACGAGATGGAGCGTGAGGAGATGAGTGAGGAAATAACGTCTCTGCAGCAGGAGCGGGATGACAATCTCTTACAGGCGGCGAGCGAGAGACAGCAG GCGCTGTCACTGAAGGAATCAGAAAAAGCGTCTCTGAACGAGAAACTGAGTAACATGCAGCACACATTGGCGGGTCAGAGCCTGGAAATGGATCGTCAGAAGCGGGAGAACCAGACCCGGCAGGAGCAGGACCGG AGCACAATCATCTCTCTCAACTCGGAGATGAAGAGTCTGCGGGTGCAGTTTGAAGAATCGCTGGTGTCTCATGAAAGAGAGTTGAAGAGTCTCCATGAGCAGATCCGAGACCTGGGGAAGCAGCGGGAGACGGCGCTCCGGGAG GTGGAGGAACTAAAGACTCAGCTGTGCGCGGTGGAGGACGCCCGGGACGCGGTGCGGCGGGAGCTGATAGAGGCTCACAGACGTGTCCGAGAGAGTCACGAGGCAGCTGAGGGTCACAAGAAGGAGATCCTGGACCTGCGACGATCTCTCGGTGATGAATCCAAAGCCAAGGAGGCGTTTCAGAAATCTAACGAGGAGCTGCGAGGGGCGGTGCGCCGGGCTGAGAGCGAGCGCATTAG CTTGAAGCGCAGTAACGAGGAGAAAGAGCAGAGGCTCTCAGTGATGGAGGAGGCACGGGCAGTCACGGAGAAGGAGGCGGCCGACCTGCGCAGCAATCTGCGAGAGGTGGAGAAGTCGCGGCTGGAGTCGCGGAGAGAACTGCAGGATCTGCGCAGACAG CTGAAGGTTCTGGACGATGAGGGTACAAAGCGCAGCCGGGACATGGCAGAGGTGCAGACCCGCCTGTCAATGTGTGAGCAACGGGAGGAAGAGACCCGCCGAGACAGCTTCAGCCTGAAACAGAAGCTCATGGAGACAGAGAGCGGCCGGGAAGCTGCCCGGAAAGAG CTCGGCGGACTGCAGAGGAAACTCTCTGAGCTAGAGAGCGACTTCAGTCTGCGCGAGAAGGAGCTTCAGGGTAACCTGGAAGAGGCCCGCGGCAACGAGAAGAAGCTGGTGGACAACAGCCGCAACCTAGAGCTGAAACTTCTGGCATCACAAGAGGAGGCGGCACAGCTTGGCCTCAGACTGAGCGCCAGCGAGGGGCGTGTGCACGGCCTGGAAGCGGAGTTGGCGCGTCTTGAGGGGCTGAAGAGGGAGATGGAGTTTAAACTCAGCAGCTTGCACTCGGCGCTGCGAAGGACACTTGGGATCGGCCGCGCTGGACGCACGCCAAGCCCCGCCATAAGAGGGCGCAGTAGCTCTCCCAAGAGGAATTTCTCCCCGCTGAAGG GTTTTGACAACACTTACACGACAACCACTAATGGGCGTGGCAGCCCCATCCCGCGTACAGGCAGTCCGGACCGCAGTAAGACTCCGGAACGCGCAGCTTCACCCGCTCGAGGGGAGCAGATGTCCGCTGATATCGACCCGGAGGTGATTCGTGCCGCCTTACGCGACTTCCTCCAGGAGCTCAGAGACACTCAGCGAGAGAGG GACGATCTGAGCACCCAGTTGGGCACCGCATCGCGGCAGCTGGTGGAGGTGGAGGCGGAGCGAGACGGAGCTGCGACGCGGGTGCAGCAGCTGCAGAAAGTGCTCTCGGAGGTTGAGGAGG GGAAGCGCAGTGTGGACGGGAAACTCAGCAACGCACAAACATCGCTCATTCTGCAGGAGGAAACTCTGCGTCGCTACGAGAGGGAGCGCAAGATGGCGATAGAAAAAGCCGCCAGTCTGGAACGCAGCCTTCAGGCAGCTGAGAATGAACACAGGGCGGCTCAG GACAAAGTCAACAAAATGAAAGCTAACGAAGCTAAACTAGACGGTGACAAGCGACGCCTGAAGGAGGTACTTGATGCCGCTGAGAATCGGAACACCAAACTGGAGCTGTCGCGGAGAGGTTTAGAGGGGGAGCTGCAGCGGGTGAACCTGGTGCTGGCCGATCGAGAGACGGAGATGCAGGAGATGCACCAGCGCATAGAAGGACTACAGCGACAG CTGTCAGACAGTGAGGGGAAGGTGAGCGCCCTCCAGATCTGTGTAGACCGTCTGAATGCGACactcgggaaggtgcaggagagcGAGAACGCCTTAAAGGAGAAAGTGCAGAGTCTGTCCGGCGCTCTCTCCGAGAGTAGCTCCAGCTCCACCGCCTCGCACGAGAAGATGGGGCAGCTGCAGAAGATGCTGACCAGTTGTGAGCACGAGAGACGCATCCTTCAG GAGCGTCTGGAAGCCGCACGACTGGCTGTGGCGGAGGGCAAGAAGCAGAGCACATCGCTGATTGAGcagattcaggagctgcgggaggAGGTGGCAGATGGAGAACTGAGGCGGATGGAACTAGAAGGACAGATCCGGCAGCTACAGGAG CTCTTGCGTCAGCGTCAGGAAAGTGAGGGCGTCTCGCTCCGTAACCTCCAGAAGCTCCAGGAGGAGAGAGAACTCCTACAGGAGCGCCTGACCGGGCTGCAGCGAGCTGTGGTTCAGTTGGAGGCGGAGAAGCGAGAGATGGAGAGGTCTTCTCTCCGCCTGGAGAAGGACAAGAACGCACTCAAGAAAACACTTGATAAG gtggagagagagaagctGAAAACTGCAGAGGACACGTTGCGTCTGTCTGCGGAGAAGGGACGGCTGGATCGGTCGCTGACCACGGTGGAGCAGGAGCTGGCGGAGGCTCAGAGACAAGTGCAGCTGCTGGAG GTGCAGTTATACAGGGTTAGGCGCAAGATCACGTTCAGTCTG GCTCAGATAGCAGACATGGAGCAGACCCACTCTCAGAGTCTGATGGAGACAGCGGCTCGCCACCGGCAGGAGCTTCAAATGGAGATCGAGAGGCTGCGCGGCTCTCAGACTCAGGCCGAGCGGACTCTGGACGCCAGAGAGCGAGCTCACCGCCAGCGTATTAAAGGGCTGGAGGAACAG ATTTCCACGCTGAAGGAGCAGCTGCAGCAGGAACTGCACCGGGGGCCACCTCACTACACCCAGGCCTCTCTCCTCTCAGGGAAATAA